One window from the genome of Bacillus rossius redtenbacheri isolate Brsri chromosome 10, Brsri_v3, whole genome shotgun sequence encodes:
- the LOC134535762 gene encoding uncharacterized protein LOC134535762 isoform X2, producing MPMFYKPKPQAKQQKKVPHDVMKAAVKEVVEDGIGLRKTALKFDIDKMTLHRYVRKYKDEKSNTSTVYEPNYSVSQVFTKEEETLQAIYLKKASQLHHGLGTVNCRILAFEYAVRNKKTYPKKWDQNKIAGYDWFRGFMKRNRELSVRLPEATSIARSSAFNRTTVEEFNKNLEKILLRENFGPQDIWNIDETGVTTTHKPTKVIAERGVKQVGQATSQERGTLVTVCNSINAIGNFIPPFLVFPRVNIKEFMYVGAPPGTVGVGHQKHSGWMTKENFVQFLNHFIKHVKCSLEHKVLLLMDNHEFHISLESLELAKHNGIILLTFPPHCSHKLQPLDVSVYFPFQNAYNKAAQQWMIHHPGTPMTVYNVGEVIGKAFPQAFTPQNIVSGFRVTGIHPFDKNIFTDDDFLRASVTDRPNPTLPVEEPAPKQSIFQGGSSGYVEFQPGTSNNGSLNISRPNFTTDMLVEVTAEKSQTIVSPEQIAPYPKAGPRKCGRKGGRKPKRSLILTDTPIKNKLEEEFRRRTSKVTAQIKKPRSNLFSRQIKPVQHSTKEKVCCIDDAYDEEILELNS from the coding sequence ATGCCGATGTTTTATAAACCAAAACCGCaagcaaaacaacaaaaaaaagtaccCCATGATGTCATGAAAGCTGCTGTTAAGGAAGTAGTTGAAGATGGCATAGGCTTAAGAAAAACTGCACTTAAGTTTGACATTGATAAAATGACACTTCATAGATATGTGAGAAAGTATAAAGATGAAAAAAGTAATACTTCAACAGTTTATGAACCTAACTACAGTGTCTCTCAAGTGTTCACAAAAGAAGAGGAAACACTGCAAGCCATTTATTTGAAAAAGGCATCGCAACTTCATCATGGGCTTGGTACAGTTAATTGTCGCATACTTGCATTTGAATATGCAGTTAGGAACAAGAAAACTTACCCTAAGAAATGGGATCAGAACAAAATAGCAGGTTATGACTGGTTTCGTGGTTTCATGAAACGAAATCGAGAATTATCTGTACGGTTACCAGAAGCTACAAGCATTGCAAGATCCTCGGCCTTTAATAGAACAACAGTGGAAGAATTCAACAAAAATTTGGAAAAGATTCTTCTAAGAGAAAATTTTGGTCCTCAAGACATATGGAACATAGACGAAACTGGTGTTACTACTACCCACAAACCTACTAAGGTAATTGCTGAACGTGGAGTCAAACAGGTGGGTCAAGCAACATCCCAAGAACGAGGCACTTTGGTTACAGTATGTAATTCAATAAATGCAATAGGCAACTTTATACCACCATTCTTGGTTTTTCCGAGAGTAAACATAAAAGAATTCATGTACGTCGGTGCACCTCCAGGTACGGTGGGTGTTGGGCATCAAAAACATTCTGGGTGGATGACTAAAGAAAACTTTGTGCAGTTTTTAAACCATTTCATCAAGCATGTTAAATGTTCCTTAGAGCATAAAGTTTTATTGCTCATGGATAACCACGAGTTCCACATTTCTTTAGAATCGCTAGAGCTTGCTAAACACAATGGAATTATTCTACTAACGTTTCCTCCCCACTGTAGCCATAAACTGCAACCTCTAGATGTCtctgtttattttcctttccaaaATGCTTACAATAAAGCGGCACAGCAGTGGATGATCCATCATCCAGGTACACCTATGACTGTTTATAATGTAGGTGAAGTTATCGGAAAAGCATTTCCTCAGGCTTTCACTCCTCAAAATATTGTGTCAGGTTTCAGAGTGACTGGAATACATCCATTTGATAAAAACATATTCACTGATGATGATTTTCTAAGAGCTTCAGTAACTGACAGACCTAATCCTACCTTGCCTGTTGAAGAACCTGCACCCAAACAGTCAATCTTTCAAGGAGGTAGTTCTGGATATGTAGAGTTTCAACCAGGAACTTCGAATAACGGATCTTTAAACATAAGTAGGCCTAATTTCACTACTGACATGCTAGTTGAAGTTACAGCTGAAAAATCACAAACTATTGTATCACCAGAACAAATTGCCCCTTATCCAAAAGCTGGACCAAGAAAATGCGGAAGGAAAGGAGGCAGAAAACCAAAAAGATCTCTTATACTAACTGACACGCCAATCAAAAACAAATTGGAAGAGGAAT